In the Clostridium cellulovorans 743B genome, TATAATGTAACGGTAGTTCGTTAACTTATTTACCATTTAATTCCATTATATAAAAAACAAACAATTTTGTACATAAATAAAGCATATTTGTTTTCGACAATCTTCTATAATGCCTTATCCCTCTTGACATATAAATTAAATAGGAGTAATGTATCTCTAGTTCTGACGCCAAAAAATTTTTATTATTTAACACCCATGATCCAAAGTTATTTATATGAATCCATATGAGTCATCAAATGCAGTATCTTTAGTAAAGAGTATATATAATTAAGAAGTTTTTGAATTTTATAGTACAGCTTTAAATAAAGAAAGGTAATAGATTAATGGAAGAGATTATTGAAGAAGTTTTTGAAATTTATATCTTTCTTCTTGAAAGATAAGAAAAGAGTTAATCCTCCTGAAAATGATGAGGAAAATATTGCAAAACTATAAATTATAGTTTCGCAATATTTTCTCAACTTCCTTTACTGCCTGTTCTGGTCCGCAGGAAGAAGTAAAAGATTCTTGAACTTTCTTTACCTGTTTTTTATATGTTGAACTTTCTAGCATCAGTTTGGCTTGAAGCTTTAGATTTTCTGCAGTAACCTCTTTTTTCTTTAATACTTTGCCTGCTCCAAGGTCTTGCAATCTATAAGAATTAAAGAACTGGTCTGCTCCAAGTGGCACCATAATCATTGGTACGCCTAGATACATTCCATCAGAAACACTACCCATTCCACCATGAGCTATAAATAAATCTGCGTGTTTCAATACTTCTGCCTGAGGTACAAAATCACGAACAATAAAATTTTCAGGTATGTATCCTATTTCTTTAATTCTATCTTTATTACCGGTAGACATAACAACTAGATACTCACTATCTTTAAATGCTTCAATTACATTTTTAAAGAAATCTGTCCATGTATTAAAAACTGTACCAAGAGTAGCATATATAACCTTCTTATTTGAGTTTTCTAGGCTTTCAATAGGAAAAGATTTATCCTTAACAGAAATTGTTGGTGTTGGACCAATATATAAGCATTTATTTTGAAAATCATTTTCCCTAGGTTGAAAATATCTGCTGGTAAAAATAATATTTAGTGATGCTGATTGAGGACTAAAAAATGTCAGTAAATCATTGACTTTTACTTTTAATACACGAGCTCCAAATATTTTAGAAACTCTTCTTCTAATTTTAGGATGATG is a window encoding:
- a CDS encoding macrolide family glycosyltransferase, whose product is MARILFANIPLHGHANPTFPLVSAFVNNGHEVDYLITEDFQKKVEYCGATIIPYYRSVNINLSNPFDSIKKVRESINEMYIKVKKLASKYDAVVIGGLCPSLAELQEEVKTPIIFCSAVFLQNEETIKELFKKSRGIPNVINFIAHHPKIRRRVSKIFGARVLKVKVNDLLTFFSPQSASLNIIFTSRYFQPRENDFQNKCLYIGPTPTISVKDKSFPIESLENSNKKVIYATLGTVFNTWTDFFKNVIEAFKDSEYLVVMSTGNKDRIKEIGYIPENFIVRDFVPQAEVLKHADLFIAHGGMGSVSDGMYLGVPMIMVPLGADQFFNSYRLQDLGAGKVLKKKEVTAENLKLQAKLMLESSTYKKQVKKVQESFTSSCGPEQAVKEVEKILRNYNL